The segment CGCTTTTTTGTACGGGATGATTGTGCGGCTGCGTAATTGGCTATACGACAACGGCTACTTTTCTACGTACAGCGCGCCTATTCTGGTCATTTGCGTGGGAAATTTGAGTGCAGGCGGCACAGGAAAAACTCCGCAAGTGGAGTACCTGGCCCGGTTGTTAGCACCCAGAAAAATGGCCATCTTAAGCAGAGGGTACAAACGGACCACTAAAGGTTTTGTGCTAGCCGATTCTTCCGCTACTGCACAAACGGTAGGGGATGAGCCTTTCCAGTACACCCAAAGCCTAACCGGAGTACAAGTGGCAGTTTGTGAAAAAAGAGTTGAAGGCATTCAACGCTTGCTGCAGCTTTACCCTGATCTGGAGGTAATTCTGTTAGACGATGCCTTTCAGCACCGGGCGGTAAAAGCCTCAAAGTACCTGCTGTTATCTGATTTCAATCACCTGTTCACCCAGGATTTCCTTCTGCCCATGGGCAGACTGCGCGAGCCCGGAAAAGGAGCCAGACGGGTAGATGCAGTAGTCATTACTAAGTGCCCGGAAGATTTACCCCTTGAGCAGCAGAAAACAATTATAGAAGACGTACAGCGGTACACTGTGCCCGGTACACCCATTTTCTTCTCACAAATAGTGTATGGGCCAGCTGTACCTGTAGCCCAGAAGCAGACGTTAGGAAAAAGAATCATCTTAGTTACAGGAATAGCCAAGGCCCAGCCCTTGGTTCATCATCTTGAAATAAACGGTTTTGACCTGTTGCGCCATTTTGAGTGGGCAGACCATGCAGCTGTTACGGTTGAGCGGGTGGAGGAAGTGCTTTCTTTCTATGAGTCCATGCAAGACCCTGAGGTTGGTATTGTGATGACGCAGAAAGATGTGGTAAAATGGCAGGAGCCTACTCTGAGGCGCCTTTGGCAGGAAGTACCCGTTTTCTATTTACCTATAACCATTCGTTTTACCTCCCAGGAACCCTCTTTTGACCACACCATTAGGGAGTGGGTATCTCAACCGGGTTCAGATTTTAATGCTTAATTTTGAACGTGACTAGTAAGAAACTTTTAGCTGCGGCTTTCCTGGTTTGGTTGGGATTCCTTTCCCAGGCGAACGCTCAAATACTTAATGACTCAACCAAAGCTATCTATGGCTCGGCCACTACCATGGTCCTCTATGAGGCAGATATCTTCAAGGGAAACCTGACGCCCACCCGCATTGATACCTCCCTTACCAACTTGCAAAATTTCAGGTATTGGTATTATGACACTACCCGGCAGCAGGACTTGGGCAACATAGGCACAGCTTCGCAGCCCCTTTTCTGGCGCATGCCCACCGTACTTGGTAACCGGCTGGGCAGAAATGCCTTTGACCCGTACGCCGTAAACCCGGCCACCATGGAGTACTATGACACCAAATCTCCTTACACTTTCCTGAAGTACTACCAGGGTGCCTTGGGAGAGCAAATCTTTCGGGCGAAGCATACGCGCAACATCTTACCCAACTGGAATGTGGGCATTGGGTACGAACGGGTGGGCTCTGAACGCCAGTTCGGTAGCTTGGGTAGCGGGATTGACGGTTTGGTAAGTCATTACGGAATCCAGGCTTTTACCCATTACTACAGTAAAAACGAGCGGTACCGTCTTATGGCCAATTACAACCTGAGCAGCCATGAGCAAATTGAATTAGGCGGGATCAGACCCGATGAAGAAGATGAGATAGACAGTTTGTTTAGTTACAAGTCAGAGGCAGTTTGGTTACAGAAGGCCGCTACCAATGAAAAGCGCAATAACTTCCACGCCAC is part of the Rufibacter tibetensis genome and harbors:
- the lpxK gene encoding tetraacyldisaccharide 4'-kinase translates to MPKMLHAFRFLLFPFAFLYGMIVRLRNWLYDNGYFSTYSAPILVICVGNLSAGGTGKTPQVEYLARLLAPRKMAILSRGYKRTTKGFVLADSSATAQTVGDEPFQYTQSLTGVQVAVCEKRVEGIQRLLQLYPDLEVILLDDAFQHRAVKASKYLLLSDFNHLFTQDFLLPMGRLREPGKGARRVDAVVITKCPEDLPLEQQKTIIEDVQRYTVPGTPIFFSQIVYGPAVPVAQKQTLGKRIILVTGIAKAQPLVHHLEINGFDLLRHFEWADHAAVTVERVEEVLSFYESMQDPEVGIVMTQKDVVKWQEPTLRRLWQEVPVFYLPITIRFTSQEPSFDHTIREWVSQPGSDFNA